From the genome of Bos indicus x Bos taurus breed Angus x Brahman F1 hybrid chromosome 14, Bos_hybrid_MaternalHap_v2.0, whole genome shotgun sequence, one region includes:
- the FAM49B gene encoding protein FAM49B isoform X5, which yields MGNLIKVLTRDIDHNAAHFFLDFENAQPTESEKEIYNQVNVVLKDAEGILEDLQSYRGAGHEIREAIQHPADEKLQEKAWGAVVPLVGKLKKFYEFSQRLEAALRGLLGALTSTPYSPTQHLEREQALAKQFAEILHFTLRFDELKMTNPAIQNDFSYYRRTLSRMRINNVPAEGENEVNNELANRMSLFYAEATPMLKTLSDATTKFVSENKNLPIENTTDCLSTMASVCRVMLETPEYRSRFTNEETVSFCLRVMVGVIILYDHVHPVGAFAKTSKIDMKGCIKVLKDQPPNSVEGLLNALRYTTKHLNDETTSKQIKSMLQ from the exons ATGCCCAGCCGACAGAGTCTGAGAAGGAAATTTATAACCAGGTGAATGTGGTTCTAAAAGATGCAGAAGGCATCCTGGAGGACTTGCAGTCGTATAGAGGAGCTGGCCATGAAATACGGGAG GCAATCCAGCATCCAGCAGACGAGAAGTTACAAGAGAAGGCATGGGGTGCAGTTGTTCCACTAGTAGGCAAATTAAAGAAATTTTACGAATTTTCTCAGAGGTTAG AAGCAGCGTTAAGAGGTCTTCTGGGAGCCTTGACAAGTACCCCGTATTCTCCCACCCAGCATCTAGAGCGAGAGCAGGCTCTTGCTAAACAGTTCGCAGAAATTCTTCATTTTACACTCCGGTTTGATGAACTTAAG atGACAAATCCTGCCATACAGAATGACTTCAGCTATTACAGAAGAACATTGAGTCGCATGAGGATTAATAATGTTCCA gcagaaggagaaaatgaagtaaataatGAATTGGCAAATCGAATGTCTTTGTTTTATGCTGAGGCAACCCCAATGCTGAAAACCTTAAGTGATGCTACAACGAAGTTTGTATCAGAG aataaaaatttACCAATAGAAAATACCACAGATTGTCTAAGCACCATGGCTAGTGTGTGCAGAGTCATGCTTGAAACACC GGAATACAGAAGCAGATTTACAAATGAAGAGACGGTGTCATTCTGCTTGAGGGTAATGGTGGGCGTCATAATACTCTATGACCACGTGCATCCAGTGGGAGCATTTGCCAAAACTTCAAAAATTGAT ATGAAAGGCTGTATCAAGGTTCTTAAGGACCAACCTCCTAACAGTGTAGAAGGTCTTCTCAATGCTCTCAG GTACACAACAAAACATTTGAATGATGAGACTACCTCCAAGCAGATTAAATCCATGCTGCAATAA
- the FAM49B gene encoding protein FAM49B isoform X4 has product MGNLLKVLTCTDLEQGPNFFLDFENAQPTESEKEIYNQVNVVLKDAEGILEDLQSYRGAGHEIREAIQHPADEKLQEKAWGAVVPLVGKLKKFYEFSQRLEAALRGLLGALTSTPYSPTQHLEREQALAKQFAEILHFTLRFDELKMTNPAIQNDFSYYRRTLSRMRINNVPAEGENEVNNELANRMSLFYAEATPMLKTLSDATTKFVSENKNLPIENTTDCLSTMASVCRVMLETPEYRSRFTNEETVSFCLRVMVGVIILYDHVHPVGAFAKTSKIDMKGCIKVLKDQPPNSVEGLLNALRYTTKHLNDETTSKQIKSMLQ; this is encoded by the exons ATGCCCAGCCGACAGAGTCTGAGAAGGAAATTTATAACCAGGTGAATGTGGTTCTAAAAGATGCAGAAGGCATCCTGGAGGACTTGCAGTCGTATAGAGGAGCTGGCCATGAAATACGGGAG GCAATCCAGCATCCAGCAGACGAGAAGTTACAAGAGAAGGCATGGGGTGCAGTTGTTCCACTAGTAGGCAAATTAAAGAAATTTTACGAATTTTCTCAGAGGTTAG AAGCAGCGTTAAGAGGTCTTCTGGGAGCCTTGACAAGTACCCCGTATTCTCCCACCCAGCATCTAGAGCGAGAGCAGGCTCTTGCTAAACAGTTCGCAGAAATTCTTCATTTTACACTCCGGTTTGATGAACTTAAG atGACAAATCCTGCCATACAGAATGACTTCAGCTATTACAGAAGAACATTGAGTCGCATGAGGATTAATAATGTTCCA gcagaaggagaaaatgaagtaaataatGAATTGGCAAATCGAATGTCTTTGTTTTATGCTGAGGCAACCCCAATGCTGAAAACCTTAAGTGATGCTACAACGAAGTTTGTATCAGAG aataaaaatttACCAATAGAAAATACCACAGATTGTCTAAGCACCATGGCTAGTGTGTGCAGAGTCATGCTTGAAACACC GGAATACAGAAGCAGATTTACAAATGAAGAGACGGTGTCATTCTGCTTGAGGGTAATGGTGGGCGTCATAATACTCTATGACCACGTGCATCCAGTGGGAGCATTTGCCAAAACTTCAAAAATTGAT ATGAAAGGCTGTATCAAGGTTCTTAAGGACCAACCTCCTAACAGTGTAGAAGGTCTTCTCAATGCTCTCAG GTACACAACAAAACATTTGAATGATGAGACTACCTCCAAGCAGATTAAATCCATGCTGCAATAA